A portion of the Caldivirga sp. genome contains these proteins:
- a CDS encoding formate--phosphoribosylaminoimidazolecarboxamide ligase family protein: MVTIAVLASHSALDVLDGAKDEGFSTIAVAKKGRDLPYREFPVVDKLIIVDDFKELISDRIINELKSSEAVFIPNRSFAVYVGYDNIEDKFPVPVFGNRRLLRWEERTGPYNYYKLLDHAGIRRPRTFSSIDEVDRPVMIKLPEAARRVERGFFIARDRDDALRKVKELADRGIVRLSDLENASIEELVIGAHFNANYFYSKVRGRLELHSFDRRIQSNLDGIYRIPAQDQLGLNVDVRYIEVGHEPATIRESLLEKVFEIGYRFVKATEEMVPPGVIGPFTLQFMVTPELDLVVYDVAPRIGGGTNAYLGIGGQYSKLYFGKPISTGRRIAIEVKEAAASNMLDKVTT, from the coding sequence CAATAGCGGTGGCTAAGAAGGGTAGGGACTTACCTTACCGTGAATTCCCAGTAGTAGATAAGTTAATTATTGTTGATGATTTTAAGGAATTGATTAGTGATCGTATTATCAATGAATTGAAAAGTAGTGAAGCCGTTTTTATACCCAACAGGTCCTTTGCGGTGTATGTGGGTTACGATAATATTGAGGATAAATTCCCAGTGCCGGTTTTCGGTAATAGGAGACTACTAAGGTGGGAGGAGAGGACTGGACCGTATAATTACTATAAACTACTTGATCACGCTGGAATTAGAAGACCAAGGACATTCAGTAGTATTGATGAGGTTGATAGGCCCGTTATGATTAAACTCCCTGAGGCTGCCAGGAGGGTTGAGAGAGGGTTCTTCATAGCTAGGGATAGGGATGATGCGTTAAGGAAGGTTAAGGAATTGGCGGATAGAGGCATTGTGAGGTTAAGTGACTTGGAGAACGCGTCAATAGAGGAATTAGTGATTGGTGCTCATTTCAATGCCAACTACTTCTACTCTAAGGTAAGGGGGAGGCTTGAGTTGCATAGTTTCGATAGGAGAATTCAATCAAACCTGGACGGTATCTACAGGATACCGGCTCAAGATCAACTTGGGCTTAACGTTGATGTTAGGTATATTGAGGTTGGCCATGAACCAGCCACCATAAGGGAGAGCCTACTTGAGAAGGTTTTTGAGATTGGCTACAGGTTTGTTAAGGCAACTGAGGAAATGGTGCCTCCTGGGGTTATAGGGCCATTCACGCTTCAATTCATGGTTACCCCTGAACTGGACCTAGTGGTTTACGATGTCGCACCTAGGATAGGTGGTGGCACTAATGCGTACCTGGGTATTGGTGGGCAGTACAGTAAACTATACTTTGGTAAACCCATATCAACAGGCAGGAGAATCGCCATAGAGGTTAAGGAGGCGGCGGCTAGTAACATGCTTGATAAGGTGACCACATGA
- a CDS encoding gamma carbonic anhydrase family protein: MPIVSFSGKTPRLGKGVFIASTAYVIGDVDVGDEVSLWPYAVVRGDEDHITIGRFSNIQDHAVVHTDKGIEAVVGEGVTIGHRAIVHGARVGNYVLVGMGAILLNNSEIGDYSIIGAGAVVTEGTRIPPRSVAVGVPARVIRSVTDDDVRRIIENYKAYLELAKSYSGNNL; the protein is encoded by the coding sequence ATGCCGATAGTGAGCTTCAGTGGAAAGACCCCAAGGCTTGGTAAGGGGGTCTTCATAGCTAGTACAGCCTACGTAATAGGGGATGTTGATGTTGGTGATGAAGTGAGCCTATGGCCCTATGCTGTGGTTAGGGGTGATGAGGATCACATAACCATAGGCAGGTTCAGTAACATACAGGATCATGCGGTGGTGCACACTGATAAGGGCATTGAGGCAGTGGTGGGTGAGGGTGTAACCATAGGTCACAGAGCCATTGTGCACGGTGCCAGGGTGGGCAACTACGTGCTAGTGGGTATGGGGGCGATACTGCTTAATAACTCTGAGATAGGTGACTACTCAATAATAGGTGCAGGCGCAGTGGTAACGGAAGGTACTAGGATACCACCTAGAAGTGTAGCTGTTGGTGTACCGGCAAGGGTTATTCGAAGCGTTACTGATGATGACGTGCGTAGGATAATTGAGAATTATAAGGCTTACTTGGAGTTAGCTAAGTCATATAGTGGTAATAACCTATAG
- the tgtA gene encoding tRNA guanosine(15) transglycosylase TgtA, which translates to MFEIVEKDEVARIGKLYTRHGVIETPALFPVINPSKQYVELSRIRELGFNQVITNAYIIRGTYGDTAREVGLHELLGWDGPLMTDSGAYQILQYGHIEVSPDDALRYQVEVGSDIGVILDIPTSYPRPRELVEVEVNETIRRARRAILQLKELDPEHRMLIVGPTQGGVYRDLLAYSAKAVSRLPFDIYAIGSPTTLLQSYNFTSIVKMILTVKAIIPPGKPVHLFGVGHPLILPLAVALGIDLFDSASYMLYASDDRVILNNRTVRLSELSKDYVLDGCGKSAGELMEMSKEERIRLIAQHNLWVLSREMMEIKQRIKEHDIWGYVAQKARQHPSVYRAYLTLRGSSIFRGLIVKLASGLKVNATQLSILDDGDLARPEVQWAKRRLSKLIKGMGDLANVLVIIGDYEEPFIRTQVASEVTRMGVRVFTYNEVYGLIPIELSDVYPFSQTARVNVKPRPTKHTLRDSIILVEDKYRDLVRFIKCSGECLIIYVDSLKNIKAYERYIKVALMRNGDETPRT; encoded by the coding sequence ATGTTCGAGATAGTGGAGAAGGATGAGGTAGCTAGGATTGGGAAGCTATACACTAGGCATGGTGTAATAGAGACCCCTGCATTATTCCCAGTAATAAACCCCAGTAAGCAGTATGTTGAATTAAGTAGGATTAGGGAACTCGGCTTCAACCAAGTTATAACCAACGCCTACATTATAAGGGGAACTTACGGTGACACCGCCAGGGAGGTTGGGCTTCATGAACTCCTAGGCTGGGATGGCCCATTAATGACTGATTCAGGGGCGTATCAAATACTTCAATACGGCCACATTGAGGTAAGTCCAGATGATGCCTTAAGGTACCAGGTTGAGGTGGGTAGTGACATAGGGGTTATATTAGATATTCCAACCAGCTACCCGAGGCCAAGGGAGCTTGTTGAGGTTGAGGTTAATGAAACAATTAGGAGGGCTAGGAGGGCTATACTTCAACTTAAGGAGCTGGATCCTGAACATAGGATGCTTATAGTTGGACCAACCCAGGGGGGCGTTTACAGGGATTTACTAGCCTACTCAGCTAAAGCTGTTTCAAGGCTACCCTTCGACATATACGCAATAGGTAGCCCCACTACCCTACTTCAGTCGTACAATTTCACGAGCATAGTTAAAATGATACTCACTGTTAAGGCAATAATACCACCTGGTAAGCCAGTGCACTTGTTCGGTGTCGGACACCCATTAATACTACCCCTGGCGGTTGCATTGGGTATTGACTTATTTGACTCAGCCTCATACATGCTTTACGCCAGTGATGACAGGGTTATTTTAAATAATAGGACGGTTAGGTTGAGTGAGTTAAGTAAGGACTATGTACTTGATGGCTGCGGTAAGAGTGCTGGGGAATTAATGGAAATGAGTAAGGAGGAGAGGATTAGGCTCATTGCGCAACATAACCTATGGGTGTTGTCGAGGGAAATGATGGAGATTAAGCAGAGGATTAAGGAGCATGATATTTGGGGTTACGTAGCCCAGAAGGCTAGGCAGCATCCATCAGTATATAGGGCCTACTTAACCTTAAGGGGAAGTTCAATATTCCGTGGTTTAATTGTTAAATTAGCTAGTGGGCTTAAGGTTAACGCAACTCAGTTAAGTATCCTGGATGACGGTGACTTAGCCAGGCCTGAAGTTCAATGGGCTAAGCGTAGGTTAAGTAAGTTAATTAAAGGCATGGGTGATTTAGCCAATGTTCTTGTAATAATTGGCGATTACGAGGAACCCTTCATAAGGACTCAAGTGGCTAGTGAGGTCACTAGAATGGGTGTAAGGGTGTTCACTTATAACGAGGTTTACGGCTTAATACCAATTGAACTAAGTGATGTATACCCATTCTCACAAACCGCAAGAGTTAACGTTAAACCAAGGCCTACTAAGCACACGTTGAGGGATTCAATAATACTAGTGGAGGATAAGTATAGGGATTTGGTCAGGTTCATTAAGTGCAGTGGTGAGTGCCTTATTATTTACGTAGACTCCCTTAAGAACATTAAGGCCTATGAAAGGTACATAAAAGTAGCCTTAATGAGAAATGGTGATGAAACTCCCAGGACCTGA
- a CDS encoding plastocyanin/azurin family copper-binding protein, whose amino-acid sequence MSKWAWLIIGVAIALGIVGLSIVILNPVYYYSGSLTHGYLGMMNWVYGGSGLINNQGYYGYSYGIYSIKQALNMVSAIPPYAHVYPSNNTIVFSGSSINLVVVAMMGDDAAKMFNATPPSYAHGDVFIIYGLINPTIVVPSGSVMHILFINLDDDMYHNFVVTVAPPPYPYNVMPYVAMSDGMGPQMMLNMRWLPPANYHSGYAYGYEYTIAINEPGIYWYICTYPGHASNGMYGELVVR is encoded by the coding sequence GTGAGCAAATGGGCTTGGTTAATAATCGGAGTAGCAATAGCCCTAGGTATAGTTGGGTTAAGCATAGTAATACTGAATCCGGTATACTACTACAGCGGTAGTTTAACCCACGGTTACCTAGGCATGATGAATTGGGTCTATGGTGGAAGTGGCTTAATCAATAATCAAGGCTACTACGGTTACTCATACGGCATCTACTCCATTAAGCAGGCGTTAAACATGGTTAGCGCAATACCACCATATGCCCACGTTTACCCTAGTAATAATACTATAGTGTTCTCAGGCAGCAGCATAAACCTAGTGGTGGTGGCCATGATGGGTGATGATGCTGCTAAAATGTTTAACGCGACGCCACCATCATATGCTCACGGTGATGTGTTCATCATATATGGTCTAATAAACCCAACAATAGTAGTGCCCTCCGGCTCAGTAATGCACATATTATTCATTAACCTAGATGATGACATGTATCATAATTTCGTGGTAACAGTGGCTCCTCCCCCATATCCGTATAATGTTATGCCTTACGTAGCCATGAGCGACGGCATGGGGCCTCAGATGATGCTTAACATGAGGTGGCTACCACCAGCTAACTACCACTCAGGTTACGCATATGGGTATGAGTACACAATCGCAATTAATGAACCAGGCATTTACTGGTACATTTGCACATATCCAGGTCATGCAAGTAACGGAATGTACGGTGAATTAGTGGTTAGGTGA
- a CDS encoding Lsm family RNA-binding protein, whose amino-acid sequence MAFGEGARRFNAEVMGMLGRRVLVNLIGGSFYRGQLVGIDQGLNIILVDVTNDKNERFPKVLVKSEAIRDIALVEEYIDLRELAKILEKYFPGMVKYIEETNTIIVSENVTVTEEGVKGTGLVARRVKEIYDEYVQTRKR is encoded by the coding sequence ATGGCCTTTGGTGAAGGAGCACGACGATTCAACGCGGAGGTAATGGGCATGTTAGGTAGAAGGGTTTTAGTCAACCTTATAGGTGGTTCATTCTATAGGGGTCAATTAGTCGGTATAGATCAGGGATTAAACATAATCCTAGTGGACGTTACTAATGATAAGAATGAGAGGTTCCCGAAGGTTCTAGTTAAATCAGAGGCAATCAGGGATATTGCCCTAGTGGAGGAGTACATTGACTTAAGGGAACTAGCTAAGATACTTGAGAAGTACTTCCCAGGAATGGTGAAGTATATTGAGGAAACCAATACTATTATAGTAAGTGAAAACGTAACAGTTACCGAGGAGGGGGTTAAGGGAACTGGGTTAGTTGCCAGAAGGGTTAAGGAGATTTATGATGAATACGTGCAAACGAGGAAGAGGTAA
- a CDS encoding formate--phosphoribosylaminoimidazolecarboxamide ligase, with amino-acid sequence MEAVLKNYDLGKLNIVTIASHSSLQILRGVKRHGLGTVAVAKPGLGWFYRRFSFIDRVIEVDLSDLEQLANDLVKDNSILIPHGSYVEYVGWRRALSMPIPTFGNRYLIEWEADQRKKMRLLEYAGIPIPKSFNEPALVDRPVIVKLSGAKGGRGYFIAKDAADLASKLSSVNVGDDYIIQEYVIGVPAYYHYFGSKVYDRVELFGMDLRYESNVDGRTFNLTEPTFVVVGNIPVVLRESLLPIVQKYGEDFSRAVSELVPPGMIGPYSLESIIKDDLSIVVFEFSGRIVAGTNVYMGVGSPYSVLYFNEPMDMGERIAHEIVNAAKMGKLSEVLT; translated from the coding sequence ATTGAGGCTGTTTTAAAGAACTACGATTTAGGTAAATTAAACATAGTTACTATAGCCAGCCATTCATCACTTCAAATATTAAGGGGGGTTAAGAGGCATGGGTTGGGCACCGTGGCAGTGGCTAAGCCTGGGTTAGGCTGGTTCTATAGGCGTTTCAGCTTCATAGATAGGGTTATTGAGGTGGATTTAAGTGACCTGGAGCAATTAGCCAATGATCTGGTTAAGGATAATTCAATACTCATACCGCATGGTAGCTACGTGGAGTATGTTGGGTGGAGGAGGGCTTTAAGCATGCCTATTCCAACGTTTGGCAATAGGTACCTTATTGAGTGGGAGGCTGACCAGAGGAAGAAGATGAGGCTACTGGAATACGCCGGTATACCTATACCCAAGTCCTTTAATGAACCAGCTCTAGTTGATAGGCCTGTTATAGTTAAATTATCAGGCGCGAAGGGTGGTAGGGGCTACTTCATAGCTAAGGATGCTGCCGACCTTGCCAGTAAGCTAAGTAGCGTCAACGTGGGGGATGATTACATAATACAGGAGTACGTGATTGGAGTACCTGCCTACTACCACTACTTTGGCTCGAAGGTGTATGACCGCGTGGAGTTGTTTGGAATGGACTTAAGGTATGAGAGTAATGTTGATGGTAGGACATTTAACCTAACTGAACCAACCTTCGTAGTTGTTGGGAATATTCCGGTGGTTCTAAGGGAATCACTGCTACCTATAGTGCAGAAGTATGGTGAAGACTTCTCAAGGGCAGTTTCAGAACTAGTACCGCCAGGTATGATAGGGCCGTATAGCTTAGAGTCGATAATTAAGGATGACTTATCAATAGTGGTTTTTGAATTCTCCGGGAGGATAGTTGCCGGTACAAACGTCTACATGGGTGTAGGTAGCCCATATTCAGTCCTATACTTTAATGAACCAATGGACATGGGGGAGAGGATAGCTCATGAAATAGTGAACGCCGCTAAAATGGGTAAACTGAGCGAGGTATTGACGTGA
- a CDS encoding MarR family transcriptional regulator — protein MVSESHLMKPALITAGVVILVIAVVILAMVLPMVNIMGYYHCMGMMCGSMTYYPLIPPLILLIVGVLLITIPLTVLKQRNVSRQVNEVSAGSSVNDLLKLLPRQERVVLEYIVKSGGEVYQYQIARDLGLSKVRAWRIIRRLEEKGLVEVVKVKGRNIVKLRK, from the coding sequence ATGGTCAGTGAGTCGCATTTAATGAAACCAGCACTGATTACCGCTGGTGTAGTTATACTGGTTATAGCGGTGGTTATTTTAGCCATGGTTTTGCCCATGGTTAACATAATGGGTTACTACCACTGTATGGGGATGATGTGTGGTTCAATGACGTACTACCCGCTCATACCCCCATTAATCCTATTAATAGTGGGTGTGCTGCTTATTACCATACCATTAACCGTACTTAAGCAGCGTAATGTATCTAGGCAGGTTAATGAAGTATCTGCTGGAAGTAGCGTTAATGACTTACTTAAGCTATTGCCAAGGCAAGAGAGGGTGGTTTTAGAATACATTGTTAAGTCTGGGGGTGAGGTTTACCAGTATCAGATTGCTAGGGACTTGGGGTTAAGTAAGGTTAGGGCCTGGAGAATAATACGTAGGCTTGAGGAGAAGGGCCTAGTGGAGGTTGTTAAGGTTAAGGGTAGGAACATTGTTAAGTTAAGAAAGTGA